Proteins encoded together in one Undibacterium sp. CCC3.4 window:
- the katG gene encoding catalase/peroxidase HPI: protein MRIFLFGKRKLAVLIAIALCSLSVSAMEQAGAGSNSAAPVAALDLSILRQQAVESNPYGAEFSYAKEFKQLNLQSVKQDIAKVLTTSQPWWPADYGTYGPFFIRMAWHSAGVYRLFDGRGGASGGQQRFDPLNSWADNVNLDKARRLLWPVKKKYGRALSWGDLMVLAGNVSLEQMGFKTYGFGGGREDDWEPVKMDWGPEKKALADERHDQSGTLKKPYAATQMGLIYVNPEGPNGNPDPLLAAKEIRETFARMGMNDEETVALIAGGHTFGKAHGKHKPETCVKAPPSEATLQEQGLGWNNVCGTGKGVDTVSSGLEGAWTTNPTKWTHEYFALLYAFDWEKTTSPAGAIQWKPKNGLGANTVPDAHDPGIKHAPMMFTTDLALKLDPAYHAISKNFMDNPKAYELAFAKAWFKLTHRDMGPKVRYLGADVPAGDLIWQDPLPERDYQLADANDIQNLKARILQAGIPTKDLIKAAWASAASFRATDRRGGADGARVRLLPQREWQVNDPTALAAVITQLESIKNQFDKDQSKSGKKISLADMIVLGGTVAIEQSAKAAGTQVQVPFRQGRVDADQSQTDLTSFAALKPTADGFRNYYSQENTKSPVAMLIDKASTLNLSVPEMTVLVGGLRALDANTNGAKTGVLTTRAGMLTNDFFVNLLDMSTKWVPAAGMADVYEGYDLNSKKVKWTASSVDLIFASNPELRAVVEVYAADDAKEKFVRDFVSAWTKVMNEDSFGRF, encoded by the coding sequence ATGAGAATATTTTTATTTGGAAAAAGAAAGCTGGCGGTTTTGATTGCCATCGCCCTCTGTAGTTTGAGTGTTTCGGCCATGGAACAAGCTGGAGCTGGCAGCAATTCTGCAGCGCCTGTGGCCGCCTTGGATCTGAGCATCTTGCGACAACAGGCCGTGGAGTCCAATCCCTATGGCGCTGAATTTTCGTATGCGAAAGAGTTCAAGCAGCTCAATCTGCAGAGCGTGAAACAGGATATCGCCAAGGTACTGACGACGTCCCAGCCATGGTGGCCAGCTGACTATGGAACTTACGGGCCATTCTTCATCCGGATGGCATGGCATAGTGCCGGCGTGTATCGCCTGTTCGATGGCCGAGGCGGAGCATCTGGCGGGCAACAGCGCTTTGATCCGCTGAACAGCTGGGCCGATAATGTGAACTTGGATAAGGCGCGACGTTTGCTGTGGCCAGTCAAAAAGAAATACGGCCGTGCGCTGTCTTGGGGCGATTTGATGGTGTTGGCCGGCAATGTCTCTCTGGAACAAATGGGATTCAAAACCTATGGCTTCGGTGGCGGTAGAGAAGATGATTGGGAGCCGGTGAAGATGGATTGGGGACCGGAAAAGAAAGCGCTGGCCGATGAACGGCATGACCAGAGCGGCACTTTGAAAAAACCTTATGCGGCAACGCAGATGGGTTTGATTTACGTCAATCCGGAAGGCCCGAATGGCAATCCCGACCCATTGCTGGCAGCCAAAGAGATCCGCGAAACTTTCGCCCGCATGGGCATGAATGATGAAGAGACGGTCGCGCTGATCGCCGGTGGTCATACTTTTGGGAAAGCACACGGTAAACACAAGCCAGAAACCTGCGTGAAAGCACCACCGAGCGAGGCCACGCTGCAAGAGCAGGGCTTGGGTTGGAACAATGTCTGTGGCACCGGCAAAGGGGTAGACACGGTATCGAGCGGTTTGGAAGGGGCATGGACCACGAATCCGACCAAATGGACGCATGAATATTTTGCTTTGCTTTATGCTTTCGATTGGGAGAAGACCACCAGTCCGGCTGGCGCGATACAGTGGAAGCCGAAAAACGGGCTGGGTGCGAATACGGTTCCCGATGCACATGATCCTGGCATCAAGCATGCGCCGATGATGTTTACCACCGATCTGGCGTTGAAACTCGATCCTGCGTATCACGCTATTTCAAAAAACTTCATGGACAACCCGAAAGCCTATGAGTTGGCGTTTGCCAAGGCATGGTTTAAGTTAACTCACCGGGATATGGGGCCGAAGGTGCGCTATTTGGGCGCGGATGTGCCGGCTGGCGATTTGATTTGGCAAGATCCACTGCCTGAGCGCGACTACCAATTGGCCGATGCCAACGATATCCAGAATTTGAAAGCCCGTATCTTACAGGCAGGTATTCCGACCAAAGACTTGATCAAAGCGGCTTGGGCATCGGCCGCTAGCTTCCGTGCAACTGATCGGCGCGGTGGTGCCGATGGGGCGCGCGTACGACTGTTGCCTCAGCGCGAATGGCAAGTCAATGACCCCACCGCCTTGGCCGCAGTGATCACGCAATTGGAAAGCATTAAAAACCAATTTGATAAAGACCAAAGCAAGAGCGGCAAGAAAATTTCTTTGGCCGATATGATCGTGCTCGGCGGGACAGTGGCTATTGAGCAATCTGCCAAGGCGGCTGGTACGCAGGTGCAAGTGCCGTTTCGTCAGGGCCGCGTCGATGCCGATCAGAGTCAAACCGATCTCACTTCCTTTGCGGCTTTAAAACCGACTGCCGATGGTTTTCGCAACTATTACAGTCAGGAAAATACCAAGTCGCCGGTGGCCATGTTGATCGACAAGGCCAGCACGCTGAACTTATCGGTGCCGGAAATGACGGTGTTGGTCGGTGGCTTACGTGCCCTCGATGCCAATACCAACGGTGCGAAAACCGGTGTGCTGACTACGCGCGCGGGGATGTTGACGAACGATTTTTTCGTCAACCTGCTCGATATGTCAACGAAATGGGTGCCCGCGGCCGGGATGGCCGATGTGTATGAAGGGTATGATCTCAACAGCAAAAAAGTCAAATGGACTGCAAGCTCGGTCGATTTGATTTTTGCTTCCAATCCTGAGTTACGTGCTGTTGTGGAAGTGTATGCGGCCGACGATGCGAAAGAAAAATTCGTGCGTGATTTTGTCAGTGCCTGGACCAAGGTGATGAATGAGGATAGTTTCGGTCGTTTTTAA
- a CDS encoding MFS transporter: MITTNKASRIDLWNFSTPQMRAFHLTWMAFFACFFAWFACAPLMPVIKAEFHLTLAQIANINIAAVAVTILVRLIVGPMCDRFGPRKTYTGLLLLGAIPVLGVAMSQSYESFLFFRLCIGAVGASFVITQYHTSVMFAPNVVGTANAAAAGWGNTGGGAAQALMPLLLTALLMLGVSESLGWRIALVVPGVVMLVMALVYWRYTQDCPEGNYAELRAQGIVVEAGKKGGWASFRAASSNHRVWLLFVTYGACFGVEIFIHNIAAIYYVEHFGLSLKTAGLAAASFGLLALFARALGGYLSDRVAARSGLNARAVLLFVMMLGEGLGLLWFAHADSVTLAIIAMLSFGLFTHMACGATYALVPFIDRQALGGVAGIIGAGGNVGAVLAGFLMKGLGDVQQTLSMLGILVTISAVCAIAVRFAVSADSAEQVLAATNRTA; encoded by the coding sequence ATGATCACGACCAATAAAGCAAGCCGCATCGATTTGTGGAATTTTTCAACACCACAAATGCGTGCCTTTCACCTGACCTGGATGGCGTTTTTCGCCTGTTTCTTCGCTTGGTTTGCCTGCGCACCGTTAATGCCGGTGATCAAGGCAGAATTCCATTTGACGCTAGCCCAGATTGCCAATATCAATATCGCCGCCGTTGCCGTGACAATTTTGGTTCGCTTGATCGTCGGCCCGATGTGCGACCGCTTCGGACCACGTAAAACCTATACCGGTTTGCTGTTGCTCGGTGCCATTCCGGTATTGGGCGTGGCGATGTCGCAAAGTTATGAAAGCTTTTTGTTCTTTCGTTTGTGCATCGGTGCTGTCGGTGCCAGTTTTGTTATCACGCAATATCACACTTCGGTGATGTTTGCTCCGAATGTGGTCGGTACTGCCAATGCGGCTGCGGCCGGTTGGGGTAACACTGGCGGTGGTGCGGCGCAAGCCTTGATGCCCTTGTTGTTGACGGCCTTGTTGATGCTTGGCGTCAGCGAAAGCCTGGGCTGGCGCATCGCTTTGGTGGTGCCAGGCGTGGTGATGCTGGTGATGGCGCTGGTCTACTGGCGTTACACGCAAGATTGCCCTGAAGGTAATTATGCTGAGTTGCGGGCGCAAGGTATCGTGGTCGAAGCAGGTAAAAAAGGCGGCTGGGCCAGTTTTCGCGCTGCCAGCAGCAATCATCGGGTCTGGTTATTGTTTGTGACTTACGGTGCTTGTTTTGGCGTGGAAATTTTCATTCACAATATCGCCGCCATTTACTACGTTGAGCACTTCGGTTTGTCCTTGAAAACTGCCGGTTTAGCCGCCGCCAGTTTCGGTTTATTGGCCTTATTTGCGCGTGCTCTCGGTGGTTACTTATCGGATCGTGTCGCGGCACGCAGTGGGCTCAATGCCCGCGCGGTTTTGCTGTTTGTCATGATGCTCGGCGAAGGCTTGGGTTTGCTGTGGTTTGCCCATGCTGACAGTGTGACGCTGGCCATTATTGCTATGCTCAGTTTCGGTTTATTTACCCATATGGCTTGTGGTGCGACTTACGCTTTGGTGCCCTTCATCGATCGTCAGGCCCTTGGTGGGGTGGCCGGGATCATCGGTGCCGGTGGCAATGTCGGTGCCGTGTTGGCAGGGTTTTTGATGAAAGGTTTGGGCGATGTGCAACAGACCCTGAGCATGCTTGGCATTTTAGTGACGATCTCCGCCGTATGCGCCATCGCAGTACGCTTTGCGGTCAGTGCTGATAGCGCTGAGCAAGTGCTGGCGGCCACGAACCGTACTGCTTAA
- the nirB gene encoding nitrite reductase large subunit NirB, translating into MKIIVIGHGMVGHKFLESLSEYGASNLDVTVLCEEPRGAYDRVHLSEFFSGKTAEDLSLVAPDFFERSGIALKLNAKAQSIDTVAKTVSFTVHGVSQTLSYDKLVMATGSYPFVPTLAGNQRRDCFVYRTIEDLEAMQECGSRSRTGVVIGGGLLGLECAKALRDMGLETHVVEFAPRLMAVQMDESGGRVLRQKIEALGVTAHTQKNTLEIVDGNSATHRMRFEDGSHLETDMIVFSAGIRPRDELARDNGLAVGPRGGIVIDNRCRTSDPAVYAIGECALWDGKIYGLVAPGYEMARVAAAQIVSDSTAVEAVAEVAALPEFNGADMSTKLKLMGVDVASLGDPHGSVLGSRAYQFTDERKQVYKKIVVSECGKYLLGAVMVGDATEYGNLLQMMLNRIELPAAPEFLILPQADGSAKPAFGVEALPDTAQICSCNNVNKGALCAAVGNGATNIASLKSCTKAGTACGGCVPLVTQIMKAEMKKQGLAVNNHICEHFACSRQELYHFVRVGQIKDFSTLLAQHGKGLGCDICKPLAANILASCWNEFVLKKEHASLQDSNDYFLGNIQKDGTYSVVPRMAGGEVTADGLIAVGQVAKKYALYTKITGGQRVDLFGARLEQLPLIWEELIAAGFESGHAYGKSLRTVKSCVGSTWCRYGVDDSMGLAIALENRYKGLRSPHKIKFGVSGCTRECAEAQSKDVGIIATEKGWNLYVCGNGGMKPRHAELLAADLDKTTLVRYIDRFLMFYVRTADRLQRTSVWRDNLEGGLDYLKQVVVEDKLLLADELEAQMQQVVDTYECEWKKAVNDPATRQRFRHFVNSDQADQNVVFMQERGQIRPASLQERGVIPIAELVE; encoded by the coding sequence ATGAAAATCATCGTCATCGGTCATGGCATGGTTGGCCACAAGTTTTTAGAAAGTTTGAGCGAATACGGCGCGAGCAATTTGGACGTCACGGTCTTATGTGAAGAACCACGTGGTGCTTACGATAGGGTGCATTTGTCGGAATTTTTCTCCGGTAAAACGGCCGAGGACTTATCGTTGGTCGCGCCCGATTTTTTTGAGCGCAGCGGCATCGCGCTCAAACTCAATGCCAAGGCGCAATCGATCGATACGGTGGCTAAGACAGTCAGTTTTACTGTGCATGGCGTAAGTCAAACCTTGTCGTATGATAAGTTGGTGATGGCGACCGGTTCCTATCCTTTCGTTCCTACTTTGGCTGGTAATCAACGGCGCGATTGCTTCGTTTATCGCACCATTGAAGATTTAGAAGCGATGCAGGAATGTGGCTCGCGTTCGCGCACCGGGGTGGTCATCGGCGGTGGTTTGCTCGGTCTTGAGTGCGCCAAAGCATTGCGCGACATGGGGCTGGAAACACATGTGGTCGAGTTCGCTCCACGCTTGATGGCGGTGCAGATGGATGAGAGCGGCGGCCGAGTTTTACGGCAAAAAATCGAAGCCCTCGGGGTGACGGCGCACACGCAGAAAAACACCTTGGAAATCGTCGATGGTAACAGCGCGACGCACCGCATGCGTTTCGAAGATGGCAGTCACCTCGAAACCGATATGATCGTGTTCTCGGCCGGCATTCGTCCACGCGATGAGTTGGCGCGCGACAACGGCTTGGCAGTGGGTCCACGCGGTGGCATTGTCATCGATAATCGTTGCCGTACTTCCGATCCAGCGGTCTACGCCATCGGTGAGTGTGCTTTGTGGGATGGAAAAATTTACGGTTTGGTCGCGCCCGGGTATGAAATGGCGCGCGTGGCCGCAGCTCAGATAGTCAGTGACAGTACCGCCGTTGAGGCCGTTGCTGAGGTCGCCGCGTTGCCGGAGTTTAACGGGGCCGACATGAGCACCAAGCTCAAGTTGATGGGGGTCGATGTGGCCAGTCTTGGCGACCCGCATGGCAGCGTGCTCGGTAGCCGGGCCTACCAATTTACCGATGAGCGTAAGCAAGTTTATAAAAAGATCGTGGTCTCGGAATGTGGCAAGTATTTGCTCGGTGCGGTCATGGTCGGCGATGCCACGGAATATGGCAATTTGTTGCAGATGATGTTGAATCGCATCGAGTTGCCGGCCGCACCGGAATTTTTGATATTGCCGCAGGCCGATGGCAGCGCCAAGCCCGCCTTCGGGGTCGAGGCTTTGCCCGATACGGCGCAAATTTGCTCCTGCAATAACGTCAATAAAGGGGCGCTGTGTGCCGCCGTCGGCAATGGCGCGACCAATATCGCCAGTTTGAAAAGCTGCACCAAGGCCGGTACCGCTTGCGGTGGTTGTGTGCCCTTAGTGACGCAGATCATGAAGGCGGAAATGAAGAAGCAAGGCCTGGCGGTGAATAACCATATCTGTGAGCATTTCGCTTGCTCGCGCCAAGAACTCTACCATTTTGTCCGGGTTGGTCAGATCAAAGACTTTTCTACTTTATTGGCACAGCATGGTAAGGGCTTGGGCTGCGATATTTGCAAGCCTTTGGCCGCCAATATTTTGGCCTCGTGCTGGAATGAATTCGTGCTGAAGAAAGAGCATGCCAGCTTGCAAGACAGTAATGACTATTTCTTGGGCAATATTCAAAAAGATGGCACTTACTCGGTTGTGCCACGTATGGCTGGTGGTGAAGTGACGGCCGATGGCTTGATCGCGGTCGGGCAGGTCGCCAAAAAATACGCGCTGTACACCAAGATCACCGGCGGCCAGCGGGTCGATTTGTTCGGTGCTCGCCTGGAGCAATTGCCACTGATTTGGGAAGAGTTGATCGCTGCCGGTTTCGAGTCTGGTCATGCTTACGGCAAATCGCTGCGCACGGTGAAGTCTTGCGTCGGCTCGACTTGGTGTCGATATGGCGTCGATGACAGCATGGGCTTGGCGATTGCACTGGAAAATCGTTACAAAGGCTTGCGTTCGCCGCATAAGATCAAATTCGGGGTGTCGGGTTGCACGCGCGAATGCGCCGAGGCGCAAAGCAAGGATGTCGGTATTATCGCCACCGAAAAAGGTTGGAATCTTTACGTCTGCGGCAATGGCGGCATGAAGCCACGCCATGCGGAATTGCTCGCCGCCGATCTCGATAAGACGACGCTGGTTCGTTACATCGACCGCTTCTTGATGTTTTACGTACGCACCGCTGACCGTTTGCAACGCACCAGCGTCTGGCGCGACAATCTCGAAGGTGGTCTCGACTACCTCAAACAGGTGGTGGTAGAAGACAAACTGCTGCTGGCCGACGAGTTGGAAGCGCAGATGCAGCAAGTGGTCGATACCTATGAGTGTGAATGGAAAAAAGCCGTCAATGATCCTGCCACGCGCCAGCGTTTCCGTCATTTTGTCAACAGCGATCAGGCCGATCAGAACGTAGTGTTTATGCAAGAACGTGGGCAAATTCGCCCGGCTAGCTTGCAAGAACGTGGCGTGATCCCGATTGCCGAATTGGTCGAATGA
- the nirD gene encoding nitrite reductase small subunit NirD — translation MHNDSRSNHWLAVCRLDQILPNTGVCALLEGEQVAVFHVDDGQSRVFAIHNYDPNAGAAVLARGLVGNLAERIVVASPIYKHHFDLQTGECLEAPEHSVSAYPARITDGQIWVGI, via the coding sequence ATGCATAACGATAGTCGCAGTAATCATTGGTTGGCCGTTTGTCGGCTTGATCAAATCCTACCCAATACCGGCGTGTGTGCGCTGCTTGAGGGCGAGCAAGTCGCGGTGTTTCATGTCGACGATGGTCAATCGCGCGTGTTTGCGATTCATAATTACGACCCCAATGCCGGTGCTGCCGTATTGGCGCGCGGCTTGGTCGGTAATTTGGCCGAGCGCATCGTCGTGGCCTCGCCGATTTACAAGCATCACTTCGATTTGCAAACCGGAGAGTGTTTGGAAGCACCGGAACATTCGGTCTCAGCCTATCCGGCCCGTATTACTGATGGTCAAATCTGGGTCGGCATATGA
- a CDS encoding NAD(P)/FAD-dependent oxidoreductase, producing the protein MSTPAAKPSLVVIGNGMAGMRTVEELHKLAPDLYDITVFGAEPHGNYNRILLSPLLAGDKQVADIMLHTREWYAQHEITLHAGDPVVDIDRQRRIVRSRAGTEVAYDRLLLATGSSPFIIPVPGHDLPGVIAFRDLEDVETMLQAARTHRHAVVIGGGLLGLEAANGLLRQGMIVTVVHVCDSLMERQLDKSAALLLKQALERKGMNFLLAATTSEIIGTQRVSAVRFADGTEIAADLVVMAVGVRPNIALAKQAGLHCERAIVVDDTLQTYDPRIYAVGECVQHRSATFGLVAPIWEQARVCGAHLAGAGHRRYVQQATATKLKVTGVDLYSAGDFIGADGSEELVMRDPRRGIYKRLVLQANLIVGAVLVGDVKDGPWYFDLIQRRTDISALRNQLLFGQALCAPVS; encoded by the coding sequence ATGAGTACGCCGGCCGCCAAACCGTCCTTAGTCGTGATCGGCAATGGTATGGCCGGCATGCGTACGGTGGAAGAATTGCACAAGCTGGCCCCCGACTTGTACGACATCACGGTCTTCGGTGCCGAGCCGCATGGTAACTATAACCGTATCTTGTTGTCGCCCTTGTTGGCTGGTGATAAACAAGTGGCCGACATCATGTTGCATACGCGCGAATGGTATGCGCAACATGAAATCACTTTGCATGCCGGTGACCCGGTGGTGGACATCGATCGTCAGCGCCGCATCGTGCGCTCGCGTGCCGGCACCGAGGTCGCCTATGATCGCTTGTTGTTGGCCACCGGTTCCAGCCCCTTCATCATTCCCGTCCCCGGCCATGATTTACCAGGCGTGATTGCATTTCGCGATCTCGAAGATGTCGAAACCATGTTGCAAGCTGCCCGTACACATCGCCATGCGGTGGTGATAGGCGGCGGCTTGTTAGGCTTGGAAGCAGCCAACGGCTTGCTGCGGCAAGGGATGATCGTGACGGTCGTGCATGTCTGCGACAGCTTGATGGAACGGCAATTAGACAAGTCGGCCGCCTTATTGCTCAAGCAAGCCTTGGAACGCAAAGGCATGAATTTTTTATTGGCCGCCACGACCAGCGAAATTATCGGCACGCAAAGGGTGAGCGCAGTACGCTTCGCCGATGGTACTGAAATTGCCGCCGATTTGGTGGTCATGGCAGTCGGTGTGCGTCCGAATATAGCTTTGGCGAAACAAGCCGGCTTGCATTGCGAACGCGCGATTGTGGTCGATGACACGCTGCAAACCTATGATCCGCGCATTTATGCCGTCGGCGAGTGCGTCCAACACCGCAGCGCAACCTTCGGTTTGGTGGCGCCGATCTGGGAGCAAGCGCGTGTGTGCGGGGCCCATCTGGCTGGTGCCGGACATCGCCGCTATGTGCAGCAAGCCACGGCGACTAAACTCAAAGTGACCGGGGTAGATTTGTATTCGGCGGGCGACTTCATCGGTGCCGATGGCAGTGAAGAATTGGTGATGCGCGATCCGCGCCGTGGTATCTACAAGCGTTTGGTGTTGCAAGCGAATTTGATTGTAGGTGCCGTGCTGGTCGGCGATGTCAAAGACGGTCCTTGGTACTTTGATTTAATTCAACGCCGCACCGACATCTCGGCTTTACGCAATCAATTATTATTTGGGCAAGCGCTGTGTGCGCCCGTCTCCTGA
- a CDS encoding molybdopterin-dependent oxidoreductase, which translates to MNLDQTGLVTGTVCTTCPYCGVGCGVRASVGADGGIAIAGDPDHPANAGRLCVKGSALDESLSLDGRLLQPQMRDAASGLMQTSSWEQALSRVASGFADIIAQHGADAVALYVSGQLLTEDYYIANKLMKGFIGTANIDTNSRLCMSSAVAGHKRAFGADLVPVCYDDLELADLVVLVGSNTAWCHPILFQRIAKIKESRPAMKLVVIDPRRTATSDLADLHLPLKPGSDVWLFNGLLDYLSRNGYADQAFVAAHTQGGHDALQVAAQSSGDVLEVAQQCKLDPAQIEAFYALFAGTKKVITAFSQGVNQSSSGTDKVNSIINCHLLSARIGQPGMGPFSLTGQPNAMGGREVGGLANLLAAHMELNNEQHRETVQSFWNAPRIAERPGLKAVELFQAIEQGRIKAVWIIATNPVVSLPDADQVQRALAKCELVVVSDIVSHTDTNAWADVLLPALGWGEKDGTVTNSERCISRQRAFLSAPGAARPDWRILCDVAQKMAYSGFDYQDVHEIFDEHARLSAFRNGSGSAEVPRVFNLSGLTGMSKAQYDALAPVQWPVTRAADGQPRGTARLFSDGKFTHADGKARFIATPPRPPVHAPNPEYPLILNTGRVRDQWHTMTRTGKAAKLADHTAESFIDMHPQDALLCGVREGSLARVSSPWGAMVAKVQHGGGIARGSIFVPIHWSNQTTSDGRIGAVVNPVVDPVSGEPEFKHTPVRVEEFPVSWYGFILTRRELALDEVTHWTRIQGREMLRYELAGRKLISDPSAWARQLMLATDVDADWLDYADDSAGVYRAVHLVDERIDSCIFLSPRADLPARAWLAGLFAKQRLDEIDRVGLLLGQTIAPGIDAGPTICSCYGVGRNTICHAIREHGMETVAQVTNCLKAGGNCGSCVPEIKKLLALVALEAAVEQSA; encoded by the coding sequence ATGAATCTCGACCAAACTGGCCTTGTTACTGGCACCGTGTGCACCACTTGTCCTTACTGTGGCGTTGGCTGCGGCGTGCGCGCCAGCGTCGGTGCCGATGGTGGTATTGCCATCGCCGGTGACCCGGATCATCCGGCGAATGCCGGCCGCCTGTGCGTCAAAGGATCGGCGCTCGATGAAAGCTTGAGCCTCGATGGTCGATTGCTGCAACCACAAATGCGCGATGCTGCCAGCGGCTTGATGCAAACCAGCTCCTGGGAACAAGCGCTGAGCCGCGTGGCCAGCGGCTTTGCCGATATCATCGCGCAGCATGGGGCCGACGCGGTCGCCTTGTATGTCTCAGGGCAGTTGCTGACCGAAGACTATTACATCGCTAACAAACTCATGAAAGGCTTTATTGGTACGGCCAATATCGATACCAATTCGCGTTTGTGCATGTCGTCGGCAGTGGCCGGGCATAAGCGTGCTTTTGGAGCCGATCTGGTGCCAGTTTGTTATGATGATCTGGAACTGGCCGATCTGGTGGTTTTGGTTGGCTCGAATACGGCATGGTGTCATCCGATTTTATTTCAACGCATTGCTAAGATTAAAGAAAGTCGGCCAGCCATGAAGCTGGTGGTGATTGACCCGCGTCGCACTGCTACCAGCGATTTGGCGGATCTGCATTTGCCGCTCAAACCGGGCAGCGATGTCTGGCTGTTCAATGGCTTGCTCGATTATTTGTCGCGCAACGGCTATGCCGATCAGGCTTTTGTCGCCGCGCACACGCAAGGAGGGCATGACGCTTTGCAGGTAGCGGCACAGAGCAGCGGCGACGTGCTCGAAGTGGCGCAACAGTGCAAGCTCGATCCAGCCCAGATAGAGGCCTTTTATGCCTTGTTTGCCGGCACAAAAAAAGTCATCACGGCGTTTTCTCAAGGCGTCAATCAATCCTCCTCCGGCACCGACAAGGTCAACAGCATCATCAATTGCCACTTGCTGAGCGCGCGCATCGGCCAGCCCGGCATGGGGCCGTTTTCTCTGACTGGCCAACCGAATGCCATGGGTGGACGAGAAGTCGGCGGGCTGGCGAATTTGCTGGCCGCGCACATGGAGCTCAATAATGAGCAACATCGTGAGACGGTACAAAGCTTTTGGAATGCACCACGCATCGCCGAGCGGCCCGGTTTGAAAGCGGTGGAATTGTTTCAGGCCATCGAACAGGGGCGCATCAAGGCAGTTTGGATTATCGCCACTAATCCGGTGGTCAGCTTGCCCGATGCCGATCAAGTACAACGGGCGCTGGCTAAATGCGAACTCGTGGTGGTCTCCGATATTGTCAGTCACACCGACACCAATGCCTGGGCCGATGTCTTGTTGCCAGCCTTGGGCTGGGGTGAGAAAGACGGCACCGTCACCAATTCCGAGCGCTGTATCTCACGGCAACGCGCATTTCTCAGTGCGCCCGGTGCGGCGCGCCCCGACTGGCGCATACTGTGCGATGTCGCCCAAAAAATGGCTTACTCAGGTTTTGACTACCAAGACGTGCATGAAATCTTTGATGAACATGCGCGACTCAGTGCTTTTCGCAATGGCAGCGGCAGTGCAGAAGTACCGCGCGTATTCAATCTCAGCGGTTTGACTGGCATGAGCAAGGCGCAATACGATGCACTCGCACCAGTGCAGTGGCCAGTAACACGGGCTGCCGATGGTCAGCCGCGTGGCACGGCACGCTTGTTTTCCGACGGCAAGTTTACCCATGCCGATGGCAAAGCACGTTTTATTGCCACGCCGCCGCGCCCGCCCGTGCATGCGCCGAATCCCGAGTATCCGCTGATTCTCAATACCGGCCGGGTGCGCGATCAATGGCATACCATGACACGCACTGGCAAAGCCGCAAAACTGGCGGATCATACAGCTGAATCGTTCATCGACATGCATCCGCAAGATGCCTTGTTGTGCGGGGTGCGCGAAGGCAGTCTGGCGCGCGTTTCTTCCCCTTGGGGTGCCATGGTGGCCAAGGTGCAGCATGGCGGCGGCATTGCGCGCGGCAGTATTTTTGTGCCCATCCATTGGAGTAATCAAACCACCTCAGATGGTCGCATCGGTGCCGTAGTCAATCCGGTGGTCGATCCGGTGTCGGGCGAGCCGGAATTCAAACACACACCGGTGCGGGTAGAAGAGTTTCCGGTGTCGTGGTATGGCTTCATCCTGACGCGGCGGGAATTGGCACTCGATGAGGTGACCCATTGGACGCGGATACAGGGACGCGAGATGCTGCGCTATGAACTGGCCGGCAGGAAATTGATTTCTGATCCGTCCGCTTGGGCGCGACAATTGATGCTTGCTACCGACGTGGATGCCGATTGGCTTGACTATGCCGATGACAGCGCTGGTGTTTATCGTGCCGTCCACTTGGTCGATGAGCGCATCGACAGTTGCATTTTTCTCTCGCCGCGTGCCGATTTGCCGGCGCGGGCTTGGCTGGCCGGCCTGTTTGCCAAACAGCGGCTCGACGAGATCGATCGGGTCGGGCTGTTGCTCGGTCAAACCATCGCCCCCGGCATTGATGCCGGCCCGACCATTTGTTCTTGCTATGGCGTAGGGCGCAATACCATCTGCCATGCGATTCGTGAGCATGGTATGGAAACCGTGGCACAAGTCACCAATTGCCTGAAAGCCGGTGGTAATTGTGGTTCGTGTGTGCCGGAAATAAAAAAATTGCTGGCGTTGGTAGCATTGGAAGCGGCGGTGGAGCAATCGGCGTAG